From Methanobacterium congolense, one genomic window encodes:
- a CDS encoding NAD(P)-dependent glycerol-1-phosphate dehydrogenase: MDFRKIQLPREIHTGAGVITETGAICKDLKVEGKALIVTGPRTIKIAGEKAIESLQSEGYDVECVTIDKASKNSVLEVQDALDDVSIVLGVGGGKVIDTAKLASTRAEMHFISVPTAASHDGIASPRASIKNEGGSVSLKAKPPIGVIADTKIISQAPFRLLAAGCGDIISNHTSILDWKLAHRLLNEYFSDSAAALSLMTSEMTIKSADAIKEGLTESAGLVVKALISSGIAISIAGTSRPASGSEHKFSHALDIVAPKPALHGEQCGVGTIMMMYLHGGDWKFIRDTLKTIKAPTTAKELGIEPEYIIEALTKAHTIRKERYTILGDRGLTRESAEALATTTGVI, encoded by the coding sequence ATGGACTTTAGAAAGATTCAGCTTCCAAGGGAAATTCACACAGGTGCTGGAGTTATAACGGAAACAGGCGCTATATGCAAGGATCTGAAGGTTGAAGGAAAAGCACTGATTGTAACAGGACCCAGAACCATAAAAATTGCAGGGGAAAAGGCAATTGAAAGCCTTCAAAGTGAAGGTTATGATGTGGAATGTGTTACCATTGACAAAGCATCCAAGAACTCTGTTTTGGAGGTTCAGGATGCTTTGGATGATGTTTCAATAGTTCTGGGTGTTGGGGGAGGCAAGGTTATAGACACTGCAAAACTCGCATCCACAAGGGCAGAGATGCACTTCATAAGTGTGCCAACTGCAGCTTCTCACGATGGAATAGCATCACCACGGGCTTCAATAAAAAATGAGGGAGGAAGTGTGTCTCTTAAAGCAAAACCTCCAATAGGAGTCATTGCAGATACAAAGATAATAAGCCAGGCCCCTTTCAGGCTCCTTGCAGCAGGATGTGGGGACATAATATCAAACCACACCTCAATACTGGACTGGAAACTCGCACACAGACTTCTCAATGAATATTTCAGTGACTCTGCAGCAGCACTGTCCCTTATGACCTCAGAAATGACCATAAAATCTGCAGATGCCATTAAAGAAGGCCTTACAGAAAGTGCAGGCCTTGTTGTGAAGGCATTGATAAGCAGTGGTATTGCAATAAGCATAGCAGGTACAAGCAGACCTGCAAGTGGTTCGGAACATAAATTCAGCCATGCACTGGACATAGTTGCACCCAAACCTGCGCTCCACGGTGAGCAGTGCGGTGTTGGAACCATAATGATGATGTACCTCCACGGTGGTGACTGGAAATTCATAAGGGATACTCTAAAAACCATAAAAGCACCAACAACTGCAAAAGAACTTGGAATAGAACCAGAGTATATTATTGAAGCTCTTACAAAGGCACATACAATTCGAAAAGAGAGATACACAATTCTTGGTGATCGTGGCCTTACAAGGGAATCTGCAGAAGCACTTGCAACTACAACCGGGGTTATTTAA
- the proS gene encoding proline--tRNA ligase, with translation MTEFSEWFHNILEEAEIIDTRYPIKGMHVWLPQGFKIRKHTLNILKEILDEDHEEVLFPLLIPEDELAKEAIHVKGFESEVYWVTHGGLTELNKKFALRPTSETAMYPMFSLWVRSHTDLPMKFYQVVNTFRYETKHTRPLIRVREITTFTEAHTVHATREEADMQVKRAIEIYETFFHELGIPYTISKRPEWDKFPGADYTMAFDTLLPDGKTLQIATVHNLGQTFAKTFNITYEALEGEHEYAYQTCYGLSDRVIASIIGIHGDEAGLCLSPAVAPYQMVIVPIIFKKGGEEVLDFCRKLEEKLKGEGFRVHFDDRDIRAGKKYYEWEMRGVPLRLEVGPRDIANKKVVTVRRDNGEKEFMDFNPETFIEDITSLMEKINIDMNKKAWKSFEDEIRTVESIEEVKKTMDELGGIISFDWCGDESCGKDLEETAGVDVLGIQSESEDGKVCMNCGKPAKHVALMAKTY, from the coding sequence ATGACAGAATTCAGCGAATGGTTTCACAACATCCTCGAAGAAGCAGAGATAATTGATACAAGATATCCAATAAAGGGAATGCATGTATGGCTTCCCCAGGGTTTTAAAATAAGAAAACACACCCTCAACATTCTTAAGGAGATACTGGATGAGGATCACGAGGAAGTGCTCTTCCCACTTTTAATACCTGAAGACGAACTTGCAAAGGAAGCAATACATGTTAAAGGTTTTGAAAGTGAGGTTTACTGGGTTACACATGGTGGACTCACTGAACTCAACAAAAAATTTGCACTCCGACCCACCAGTGAAACAGCAATGTACCCAATGTTCTCATTGTGGGTGCGCTCACACACAGACCTTCCAATGAAGTTTTATCAGGTTGTGAACACCTTCCGTTACGAAACCAAACACACCAGGCCTTTAATCAGGGTCAGGGAGATCACAACATTCACGGAAGCTCACACAGTACATGCAACCCGGGAAGAGGCAGATATGCAGGTTAAAAGGGCCATTGAGATCTACGAAACCTTCTTCCATGAACTTGGAATTCCATACACCATAAGCAAAAGACCAGAGTGGGACAAGTTCCCTGGTGCAGATTACACCATGGCCTTTGACACCCTGCTTCCAGATGGTAAAACCCTCCAGATTGCAACTGTGCACAACCTGGGCCAGACCTTTGCAAAAACCTTCAACATAACCTATGAGGCCCTTGAAGGGGAACATGAATACGCTTATCAGACATGCTACGGACTTTCAGACAGGGTCATAGCATCTATCATAGGTATACATGGGGATGAGGCAGGATTGTGCCTTTCACCAGCGGTTGCACCCTACCAGATGGTCATAGTGCCAATCATATTCAAGAAGGGTGGAGAGGAAGTTCTTGATTTCTGCAGAAAACTTGAGGAAAAACTCAAAGGTGAAGGATTCAGGGTTCACTTCGATGACAGGGACATAAGGGCAGGTAAGAAGTACTACGAATGGGAGATGAGGGGGGTGCCCCTCAGGTTAGAGGTTGGTCCAAGGGACATTGCAAACAAGAAGGTTGTAACTGTTAGACGTGATAACGGTGAAAAGGAGTTCATGGACTTCAATCCAGAAACTTTTATAGAGGATATAACCTCTTTGATGGAAAAGATAAATATTGACATGAACAAAAAAGCCTGGAAATCCTTTGAAGATGAGATAAGAACTGTTGAAAGCATTGAAGAAGTTAAAAAGACCATGGATGAACTTGGTGGAATCATTTCCTTTGACTGGTGTGGGGATGAATCCTGTGGTAAGGACCTTGAGGAAACAGCAGGTGTTGACGTGCTGGGTATTCAAAGCGAATCTGAAGATGGTAAGGTGTGCATGAACTGTGGTAAACCTGCAAAACACGTCGCTCTCATGGCAAAAACCTATTAA
- a CDS encoding ARPP-1 family domain-containing protein, which yields MNFRVILLVSMIFIFAAVFGVMSYSGTDKIEGISLDQAYSQGNVLITQSTYAGTVPHVVTVKNNGNDTVNVEKGELLKSNDSQDLVTAENKEITPQSTANITAYCFEPGQRAYAGTKLESAGNASDAVKEIVANSNPSDVQNATDAQLKIWTIFAGGDLNIYTGEPVALANKQNIQFSKLKKDANTAKSEVMAEFGVTEDKIASLNQTTTNSSSDLSDMWNNFSDWVNGLTGI from the coding sequence ATGAATTTCAGGGTAATTCTTCTTGTATCAATGATCTTTATATTTGCAGCAGTTTTCGGGGTGATGAGCTACTCTGGAACAGACAAAATAGAAGGTATAAGTCTGGATCAAGCATACAGTCAGGGAAATGTGTTAATAACCCAGAGCACTTATGCAGGAACAGTTCCACATGTGGTTACAGTAAAAAACAATGGTAATGACACTGTGAACGTTGAAAAAGGAGAACTGTTGAAAAGTAATGATTCACAGGATCTTGTAACTGCAGAAAATAAAGAAATAACTCCTCAGTCCACTGCGAATATCACAGCTTACTGCTTTGAACCAGGACAAAGAGCATACGCAGGAACCAAACTTGAAAGTGCAGGAAATGCTTCAGATGCTGTTAAAGAGATCGTTGCTAACTCAAATCCCTCCGATGTTCAAAATGCTACAGATGCTCAACTCAAGATATGGACCATATTTGCAGGTGGAGATCTGAATATTTACACAGGAGAACCAGTGGCACTTGCAAACAAACAGAACATACAATTCTCAAAACTTAAAAAAGATGCTAATACAGCTAAATCCGAGGTCATGGCAGAGTTCGGTGTGACCGAAGACAAAATAGCATCTCTAAACCAGACCACAACAAACTCTTCCTCAGATCTTTCAGATATGTGGAACAACTTCAGTGACTGGGTGAATGGTTTAACTGGAATTTAA
- the cofC gene encoding 2-phospho-L-lactate guanylyltransferase: MKIDKSKTFAIIPVSKFLDAKTRLSPTLTELERENLLKSMLKDVITVLKDVVREVVVISSDVDVLNFVKDMGVVSLEEEGATDLNGALMQAMAWCSSHCSNVIVVPSDVPLIKPGHVQALLKMGETFDMVIAPAKGGGTNALLCPSKEFQMKFGECSFFEHINEAKSHGMSYGIYDSFYMSLDVNTAEDLGEIMIHGSGTEAKKFLKNLGLCVKSNHGSERLHVKRGA; this comes from the coding sequence ATGAAGATCGATAAAAGCAAAACCTTTGCAATAATACCAGTTTCCAAATTCTTAGATGCAAAAACACGTCTATCACCTACTTTAACAGAATTAGAACGTGAAAACCTTTTAAAATCCATGTTAAAGGATGTTATCACGGTTTTAAAGGATGTTGTTAGAGAAGTTGTTGTTATAAGTTCAGATGTGGATGTTTTGAACTTCGTAAAAGACATGGGGGTTGTTTCCCTTGAGGAAGAGGGTGCAACGGATTTGAACGGTGCCCTAATGCAGGCCATGGCATGGTGCAGCAGCCACTGCAGTAACGTCATCGTTGTGCCATCGGATGTTCCCCTCATAAAACCAGGACATGTGCAGGCCCTTCTCAAGATGGGTGAAACCTTCGACATGGTGATAGCACCTGCAAAGGGTGGGGGAACCAACGCCCTTCTCTGTCCATCAAAAGAATTTCAGATGAAATTTGGGGAGTGCAGCTTCTTTGAACACATAAACGAGGCTAAATCCCATGGAATGTCCTATGGAATCTACGACTCCTTTTACATGTCCCTCGATGTTAACACAGCAGAGGACCTTGGGGAGATCATGATACATGGCTCTGGAACCGAGGCCAAAAAATTCTTGAAAAACCTGGGGCTCTGCGTGAAATCCAATCATGGCTCTGAAAGACTTCATGTTAAAAGAGGAGCTTGA
- the thiD gene encoding bifunctional hydroxymethylpyrimidine kinase/phosphomethylpyrimidine kinase codes for MDKRTIAMTIAGFDPSGGAGVLNDVKTFESLGVYGTAVVTSLTAQNIHEVTGVLPVDVGFIEKQMDTVLQSEDIKYAKTGMLYSQEIVKAVASRVEEHELKLVVDPVMVAGSGGFLSKKGLAESIKKYLLPLSVLTTPNIHEAETLSGIKIENEGDAIEAALEIGKHCDVVVTGGHLKGSDIFYNGSIHVFEGELMESNNTHGSGCTYSSAVTAMLSKGCDIESSIKFAGNFVKESIKYGTRGTLNQMWKFDDPLDSI; via the coding sequence ATGGATAAAAGAACCATTGCCATGACAATAGCAGGCTTCGATCCTTCTGGAGGAGCGGGAGTCCTGAATGATGTTAAAACCTTTGAAAGTCTGGGAGTTTATGGTACAGCAGTTGTAACATCCCTTACTGCACAGAACATCCACGAAGTTACAGGAGTACTTCCAGTTGATGTTGGCTTCATTGAAAAACAGATGGACACGGTTCTACAATCTGAGGATATAAAGTACGCCAAGACAGGAATGCTTTACTCTCAAGAGATAGTTAAAGCCGTTGCATCCAGGGTTGAGGAACACGAATTGAAGCTCGTTGTTGACCCAGTTATGGTTGCAGGTTCTGGAGGATTTTTATCCAAAAAAGGACTTGCAGAATCCATTAAAAAATATCTGTTACCCCTCTCAGTGCTCACAACACCAAACATCCATGAGGCAGAGACACTTTCAGGTATAAAGATAGAAAATGAAGGAGATGCCATAGAAGCTGCTCTTGAGATAGGTAAACACTGTGACGTGGTTGTAACCGGGGGGCATCTTAAGGGTTCAGACATATTTTACAATGGTTCCATCCATGTTTTTGAGGGAGAACTCATGGAGAGTAACAACACACATGGCAGTGGCTGCACATATTCCTCTGCAGTTACAGCAATGCTTTCAAAGGGTTGTGATATTGAATCATCCATAAAGTTCGCTGGAAACTTTGTAAAGGAAAGTATAAAGTATGGAACGCGAGGTACCCTCAATCAGATGTGGAAATTTGATGATCCGCTTGATTCAATCTAA
- a CDS encoding zinc-ribbon domain-containing protein has translation MVSNEEIKQRLEARRHGKPVEETFKMCSSCQTKNPEGAKFCVGCGKPLNEIVTPPRENPQIKMINSDFKLCPSCSSKNLKTAKFCVVCGKKFEPESVKETVEPVPSEVEEMTVTPSEPEEIESSKREGSLLEKIDDQDETEETVKDSEETLEVSGEVSEELSVETPSSEALKPGKPEKLPTEQVEVDPVEKIKKAKELLDIGAITQEEFDEIKRKYLEMI, from the coding sequence ATGGTATCAAATGAAGAGATAAAACAAAGGTTAGAGGCAAGACGACATGGAAAGCCAGTTGAAGAAACGTTTAAAATGTGTAGTTCATGTCAGACAAAAAACCCTGAAGGTGCCAAGTTCTGTGTGGGATGTGGAAAGCCCTTAAATGAAATTGTCACCCCTCCAAGGGAAAACCCCCAAATAAAAATGATAAATTCTGACTTTAAGTTATGTCCATCATGTAGCTCTAAAAATCTTAAAACAGCCAAATTCTGTGTTGTCTGTGGCAAAAAATTCGAACCAGAATCTGTAAAAGAGACTGTAGAGCCTGTCCCCTCTGAAGTTGAAGAAATGACAGTGACACCTTCTGAACCTGAAGAGATAGAATCAAGCAAAAGGGAAGGATCACTTCTTGAGAAAATTGATGATCAGGATGAAACTGAGGAAACTGTGAAAGATTCTGAAGAAACCCTTGAAGTATCAGGTGAGGTCAGTGAGGAGTTATCAGTTGAAACTCCCTCCAGTGAGGCTTTAAAACCCGGAAAACCTGAAAAACTCCCAACGGAACAAGTTGAAGTTGATCCAGTTGAAAAGATAAAAAAGGCCAAGGAACTTCTGGATATTGGTGCCATAACCCAGGAAGAGTTTGATGAAATTAAAAGGAAGTACCTTGAGATGATCTAA
- a CDS encoding ACT domain-containing protein produces the protein MKLKQISVFLENRKGRLQKALNIISSAKINIRALSIADTSEFGILRMIVPEPDKAQKILEDNDFVVKVNDVIAVGVPDKPGGLDGILEVLNRADVNVEYLYAFVEKKCENAIVVIRTEDIDAGVKVLKEGGVAMLSPEEVYTI, from the coding sequence ATGAAATTAAAACAAATATCAGTATTTCTGGAGAACCGGAAAGGAAGGTTGCAGAAAGCATTGAACATAATTTCAAGTGCAAAAATCAATATAAGGGCTCTTTCAATAGCAGACACGTCTGAATTTGGTATCCTAAGGATGATAGTTCCTGAACCAGATAAAGCCCAGAAGATACTTGAAGACAATGATTTCGTTGTTAAGGTGAACGATGTCATAGCAGTGGGTGTTCCAGACAAACCAGGTGGCCTTGACGGTATTCTTGAAGTCCTAAACAGGGCAGATGTGAATGTTGAGTACCTTTACGCATTCGTTGAGAAAAAATGTGAAAATGCCATTGTTGTCATCAGAACAGAGGACATAGATGCAGGTGTAAAGGTACTTAAAGAAGGTGGAGTGGCAATGCTCTCACCAGAAGAAGTTTACACTATTTAA
- a CDS encoding phenylacetate--CoA ligase family protein has translation MIWNSEAECMSAEDTRELQLKRLQDVVKRAYENVPYYQKRFAEFNVGPEDIETLEDIEKLPFTTKTDLRDAYPFGMFAVPQDEIVEVHTTSGTTGKPTVSGYTRKDLDIWGEVMARALTMTGAKKSDRVQNSYGYGLFTGGMGAHYGGQKIGATVIPISAGNTRRQLEIMQDFETTILTCTPSYALYLAEVAENEGIDTEKLKLRAGCFGAEMWTEEMRKEIEKRLHIRAQNVYGLTEIMGPGVAMECEVQNGLHIFEDHFYPEVVNPDTLKPVPDGEKGELVLTTLTREGMPVIRFRTRDITALRRGKCACGRSQVKMDRITGRSDDMLKVRGVIVFPYQIEKALLKIEGLEPHYQIIVTRPGHLDELEVQVEASPALFSDEVKHIEEVKRNIESIVHSEIGLRVNVNLVEPRTLPRSEGKAVRVIDKRKF, from the coding sequence ATGATCTGGAATAGTGAAGCAGAATGTATGTCTGCAGAGGATACAAGAGAACTGCAGCTCAAACGATTACAGGACGTTGTGAAGAGAGCTTATGAAAACGTTCCTTACTACCAAAAAAGGTTTGCTGAGTTCAACGTGGGCCCAGAGGATATTGAAACACTGGAGGACATTGAAAAACTTCCATTCACAACAAAAACGGATTTGAGGGATGCATATCCCTTTGGGATGTTTGCAGTTCCTCAGGATGAAATAGTTGAGGTCCATACAACCTCCGGAACCACAGGAAAACCAACTGTATCTGGATACACAAGAAAAGACCTGGATATTTGGGGAGAAGTCATGGCAAGGGCCCTGACAATGACAGGTGCCAAAAAAAGTGACAGAGTCCAGAACAGCTATGGATACGGACTTTTCACAGGGGGTATGGGAGCTCACTATGGTGGACAGAAGATAGGAGCCACAGTCATACCAATATCCGCTGGAAACACCCGAAGACAGCTTGAAATAATGCAAGACTTTGAAACAACAATTTTAACATGCACTCCATCATACGCACTCTACCTTGCAGAGGTTGCAGAAAACGAGGGTATAGATACTGAAAAACTCAAACTCAGGGCTGGCTGCTTTGGAGCAGAGATGTGGACAGAAGAAATGCGGAAAGAAATTGAAAAAAGACTTCACATACGCGCCCAGAACGTTTACGGATTAACCGAGATCATGGGGCCTGGTGTTGCAATGGAATGTGAAGTTCAAAACGGACTCCACATCTTCGAGGATCATTTCTACCCTGAAGTTGTGAATCCGGATACTTTGAAACCTGTTCCTGATGGTGAAAAGGGTGAACTCGTCCTAACAACTCTTACAAGGGAAGGAATGCCAGTTATAAGGTTCCGTACCAGGGACATAACAGCACTTAGAAGGGGAAAATGTGCATGTGGAAGGTCACAGGTAAAGATGGACAGAATAACAGGCCGTTCAGATGATATGCTTAAGGTCAGAGGAGTTATAGTGTTCCCATACCAGATCGAGAAGGCTCTACTGAAAATCGAGGGACTGGAACCACACTACCAGATCATAGTCACAAGGCCAGGACACTTGGATGAACTTGAGGTACAGGTTGAAGCGTCACCAGCCCTATTCTCTGATGAAGTCAAACATATAGAAGAGGTTAAACGAAACATTGAATCTATAGTACACAGTGAAATTGGTTTAAGGGTTAATGTAAACCTTGTTGAGCCAAGAACACTCCCTAGAAGTGAAGGAAAAGCTGTAAGGGTCATAGATAAACGTAAATTTTAA
- a CDS encoding rubredoxin, which yields MKKYKCKICGYIYDPEVGEPRTNTPPGTAFEDLSDDWHCPKCGAGKIRFYALG from the coding sequence ATGAAAAAGTACAAATGTAAGATTTGTGGTTACATCTACGACCCTGAAGTAGGTGAGCCCAGAACAAATACGCCTCCTGGAACCGCCTTTGAAGATTTATCAGATGATTGGCACTGCCCCAAGTGTGGAGCCGGTAAAATACGCTTTTATGCTCTGGGTTGA
- a CDS encoding superoxide dismutase encodes MEKNFYELPELPYGYKDLEPYISEEQLKIHHKKHHQAYVDGANALLKKFDARAEEEEFDLKAVSKELSFHVGGFILHKLFWANMGPSDKCGGEPTGLIADYIEKDFGSFERFKKEFSQTAVSTEGSGWAALTLCRGTDRIFIMQIEKHNVNTVPGFRLMMVLDVWEHAYYLEYQNRRPDYVEAFWNLVNWDEVNRRIKVWLDSPL; translated from the coding sequence ATGGAAAAAAATTTTTATGAACTACCTGAACTTCCCTATGGATACAAAGACCTTGAACCCTATATTTCTGAGGAACAGCTGAAAATACACCATAAAAAGCATCATCAAGCCTATGTGGACGGTGCCAATGCTCTGCTCAAGAAGTTCGATGCCAGAGCTGAGGAAGAGGAATTCGATCTCAAGGCGGTTTCCAAGGAACTGTCATTCCATGTTGGAGGTTTCATACTCCACAAGCTCTTCTGGGCCAACATGGGGCCATCTGATAAGTGCGGTGGAGAACCAACTGGACTTATAGCAGATTACATAGAAAAGGACTTTGGAAGCTTTGAAAGATTCAAAAAAGAATTCAGTCAGACAGCAGTCAGCACTGAAGGTTCAGGATGGGCTGCACTAACCCTCTGCAGGGGCACAGACAGGATATTCATAATGCAGATAGAGAAGCACAACGTCAACACCGTTCCAGGATTCAGGTTGATGATGGTTCTGGATGTCTGGGAGCATGCTTACTACCTTGAATACCAGAACAGAAGACCAGACTACGTTGAAGCATTCTGGAACCTTGTGAACTGGGACGAAGTCAACAGACGAATCAAGGTCTGGCTGGATTCACCCCTTTAA
- a CDS encoding peroxiredoxin, with the protein MGEKVYELRRIKKEGKGMPLIGDEFPKMEVKTTQGMMKLPKAFRGKWFVLFSHPADFTPVCTTEFVAFQKRYDKFRELNCELIGLSVDQVFSHLKWIEWMEENVDTKIEFPVIADTGEVANTLGLIHPAKATNTVRAVFIVDPEGIIRAILYYPQELGRNMDEILRMVEGLHKVDHEGVAVPANWPENELIGKGTIIPPPADIETARTRKDEYKCYDWWLCYKDE; encoded by the coding sequence ATGGGGGAAAAAGTGTACGAATTAAGGCGTATAAAAAAGGAAGGTAAAGGAATGCCATTGATAGGTGATGAATTTCCAAAAATGGAGGTTAAAACAACCCAAGGCATGATGAAGTTGCCCAAGGCATTTAGGGGGAAATGGTTTGTTCTCTTCAGTCACCCTGCAGATTTCACTCCAGTCTGCACAACTGAATTCGTTGCATTTCAGAAGAGATACGACAAGTTCAGAGAACTCAACTGTGAGCTCATAGGACTCAGTGTTGACCAGGTTTTCTCACACCTCAAATGGATAGAATGGATGGAAGAAAATGTTGACACAAAAATAGAATTTCCAGTAATCGCAGACACTGGAGAAGTTGCAAATACCTTAGGTCTTATACATCCAGCCAAGGCAACCAACACAGTCAGAGCAGTGTTCATAGTGGATCCTGAGGGAATCATAAGGGCCATACTTTACTATCCACAGGAACTCGGGCGTAACATGGATGAAATACTCAGAATGGTGGAAGGACTTCACAAGGTTGATCATGAGGGAGTTGCAGTTCCTGCAAACTGGCCTGAAAATGAGTTGATAGGTAAGGGAACAATAATTCCACCTCCAGCAGATATTGAAACAGCAAGAACACGTAAAGATGAGTACAAATGTTATGACTGGTGGTTATGTTACAAAGATGAATGA
- a CDS encoding ferritin: protein MEEKMQDALNSQLNAELYSSYLYLSMAAYFESKDMAGFANWMRVQAQEELAHAMKFYDYIAQRGGKITLTQINTPPTEWESDLAVFEHVYEHEKMVTGLINKLVDLALSLSDHATNNFLQWFVAEQVEEEESASGVLRKLKLMEDAPGGIFMLDSELAKRVYNPPAKSE, encoded by the coding sequence ATGGAAGAAAAAATGCAGGATGCCCTGAACAGCCAGTTAAATGCAGAACTTTACTCTTCATATCTGTACCTGTCTATGGCAGCATATTTTGAATCTAAGGACATGGCAGGTTTTGCAAACTGGATGAGGGTTCAGGCACAGGAGGAACTTGCACATGCAATGAAGTTCTACGACTACATCGCTCAAAGGGGAGGAAAAATCACACTCACACAGATAAATACACCTCCAACAGAGTGGGAATCAGATCTAGCAGTTTTTGAACATGTTTATGAGCATGAAAAGATGGTGACGGGCCTCATAAACAAACTCGTGGATCTTGCACTTTCCCTATCAGATCATGCAACCAACAACTTCCTTCAGTGGTTCGTGGCTGAACAGGTTGAGGAAGAAGAATCTGCAAGTGGAGTGCTTCGAAAACTCAAATTGATGGAAGATGCTCCAGGTGGAATATTTATGCTCGATTCTGAACTTGCAAAAAGGGTTTACAATCCTCCAGCAAAATCAGAATAG
- the rd gene encoding rubredoxin has product MKKYICTACGYVYDPEEGDPNADIEPGTAFEDLPDDWVCPLCGVGKEMFNELE; this is encoded by the coding sequence ATGAAAAAATACATATGCACAGCCTGTGGATACGTCTACGACCCTGAAGAGGGAGACCCAAACGCAGATATTGAACCAGGAACAGCCTTTGAAGATCTTCCAGATGACTGGGTCTGTCCCCTCTGTGGAGTTGGCAAGGAAATGTTCAATGAACTAGAATAA
- a CDS encoding rubredoxin, translating to MKRYKCKACGYIYDPEVGEPRTNTPPGTPFEDLPNNWHCPKCGAGINRFVPIN from the coding sequence ATGAAAAGGTACAAATGTAAAGCCTGTGGCTATATCTATGACCCTGAAGTAGGTGAACCAAGAACTAATACCCCACCAGGAACACCATTTGAAGACCTGCCAAACAACTGGCACTGCCCAAAGTGTGGAGCGGGAATCAACAGGTTCGTACCAATAAACTGA
- a CDS encoding pyrimidine dimer DNA glycosylase/endonuclease V — MRLWSLHPKYMDSKGIVALWREGLLARAVLMGKTKGYRNHPQLQRFKSQDEPLKAIDTYLYQVYLESQRRGYSFKREKIGDEFIQYQIPVSSGQMEYEFKHLKKKLKLRNISMYRKLRELDEILPNPVFRIFNGEIEDWEVVG, encoded by the coding sequence ATGAGGTTGTGGAGTTTACACCCAAAGTACATGGATTCCAAGGGAATTGTGGCCCTTTGGAGGGAAGGATTACTTGCAAGAGCAGTTCTCATGGGTAAAACAAAGGGTTACAGGAACCATCCTCAACTTCAAAGGTTTAAAAGTCAGGATGAACCTTTAAAAGCAATAGATACCTACCTCTATCAGGTTTACTTAGAATCCCAGAGAAGGGGTTACAGCTTCAAAAGGGAGAAAATAGGGGATGAATTTATTCAGTATCAGATTCCTGTAAGCTCTGGACAGATGGAATACGAGTTCAAGCATCTGAAAAAGAAATTGAAACTGAGAAATATCTCAATGTACAGAAAACTCCGAGAACTTGATGAAATTCTTCCAAATCCTGTTTTTAGAATTTTTAATGGCGAAATTGAAGATTGGGAAGTTGTTGGATGA
- a CDS encoding universal stress protein: protein MFKNIMVPTDGSKFADKAADIAIEMAKKFSARVTAVHVIDDKLIYPFEVLEEEGKTVLNQVQEKGRDNGVQVDEILIVGSPTRDMEKIVEKADADIIVIGTHGKTGLEKLLMGSVAENTLKTVKVPVLIVK, encoded by the coding sequence ATGTTTAAAAACATAATGGTTCCAACTGATGGTTCAAAATTTGCAGACAAAGCAGCAGATATTGCAATAGAAATGGCAAAAAAATTCAGTGCAAGGGTCACAGCAGTTCACGTGATCGATGATAAACTCATATACCCCTTTGAAGTCCTGGAAGAGGAAGGAAAAACTGTGTTAAATCAGGTACAGGAAAAGGGAAGGGATAATGGTGTTCAGGTTGATGAAATACTTATAGTTGGAAGTCCAACACGTGACATGGAGAAGATCGTTGAAAAGGCAGATGCAGACATAATCGTCATTGGTACCCATGGAAAAACCGGACTTGAAAAACTTTTAATGGGCAGTGTTGCAGAGAACACTCTGAAAACCGTTAAAGTACCAGTTTTAATCGTGAAATAG